A section of the Anaerolineae bacterium genome encodes:
- a CDS encoding response regulator transcription factor produces EREVLRLLAQGLNNTDIARRLYLSEGTVRNYVSSIFAKLGVSDRTQAAVIALRHGLADLGGN; encoded by the coding sequence GAACGGGAGGTGTTACGTTTGTTAGCGCAGGGGTTGAACAACACCGATATTGCCAGACGATTGTATCTGTCGGAGGGAACCGTGCGGAATTACGTCAGCTCGATTTTTGCCAAACTGGGCGTGTCTGACCGCACCCAGGCGGCGGTGATTGCCCTGCGGCATGGGCTGGCGGATTTGGGCGGAAACTGA